The proteins below are encoded in one region of Aquisphaera giovannonii:
- a CDS encoding VIT1/CCC1 transporter family protein, whose translation MHRPVHEEHHFTAGETVRDIVIGMSDGLTVPFALAAGLSSTAVATSIIVTAGLAEIAAGSIAMGLGGYLAARSDAEHYASEKAREEREVEVVPQAEEDEVSAVFREYGLTEAEIAPVLRSFRERPDAWVDFMMRFELNLEEPDPRRALSSALTIAGAYIVGGLIPLSPYMVLPTASAALPVSVTVTIAALSVFGYVKGRFTGTRPWRSALQTALIGGAAAAAAFLIARVFA comes from the coding sequence ATGCACAGGCCGGTCCACGAGGAGCATCATTTCACCGCCGGCGAGACGGTCCGGGACATCGTGATCGGCATGTCCGACGGGCTGACCGTCCCGTTCGCGCTGGCGGCGGGGCTGTCGAGCACGGCCGTGGCGACCTCGATCATCGTCACCGCCGGCCTCGCCGAAATCGCGGCCGGGTCCATCGCCATGGGCCTGGGGGGTTACCTCGCGGCCCGCAGCGACGCCGAGCACTACGCCAGCGAGAAGGCCCGCGAGGAGCGCGAGGTGGAGGTCGTCCCCCAGGCCGAGGAGGACGAGGTCTCCGCCGTCTTCCGGGAGTACGGGCTGACCGAGGCCGAGATCGCCCCCGTCCTGCGCTCGTTCCGCGAGCGGCCCGATGCGTGGGTGGACTTCATGATGCGGTTCGAGCTCAACCTGGAGGAGCCGGACCCGAGGCGGGCGCTGAGCAGCGCCCTGACGATCGCGGGGGCGTACATCGTCGGCGGCCTGATCCCCCTCTCGCCCTACATGGTCTTACCCACGGCCTCGGCCGCGCTGCCCGTCTCCGTGACGGTCACGATCGCGGCCCTGAGCGTCTTCGGCTACGTGAAGGGCCGATTCACCGGGACGAGGCCCTGGCGGAGCGCCCTCCAGACGGCGCTGATCGGCGGGGCAGCGGCGGCCGCGGCGTTCCTGATCGCCCGCGTTTTCGCGTGA